The following proteins come from a genomic window of Pseudochaenichthys georgianus chromosome 17, fPseGeo1.2, whole genome shotgun sequence:
- the ranbp9 gene encoding ran-binding protein 9 isoform X2, whose product MSGQSSGGCGFLMSVVVHGDSALNDQEKELNQRLRRLYPAVNETETPLPRSWSPKDKFSYIGLSQNNLRVHYKGHGKTPKDAASVRATHPIPAACGVYYFEVKIISKGRDGYMGIGLSAQGVNMNRLPGWDKHSYGYHGDDGHSFCSSGTGQPYGPTFTTGDVIGCCVNLINNTCFYTKNGHSLGIAFTDLPPNLYPTVGLQTPGEVVDANFGQHPFVFDIEDYMREWRTKIQAQIDRFPIGEREGEWQSMIQKMVASYLVHHSYCATAEAFAKSTDQAVHEELASIKNRQKIQKLVLSGRMGEAIETTTQLYPTLLERNPDLLFMLKVRQFIEMVNGTDSEVRCLGGRSPKSQDIYPASPRPFSPSHKASGSLPGSDSTCCNGVTSNKSHSTPPHSHKPCPPASPPPPSDVSLNGSHSQTPLTSSDVDMEVDHVSNGVTESSSNGFLNGSKHVTEPDECEADMEVESAQSKRQLCGGSQAAIERMIHFGRELQSMSEHLRRECGKNSTNKKMLKDAFSLLAYSDPWSSPVGFQLDAIQREPVCSTLNSAILETHNLPKQPPLAQAVGQAAQCLSIMARTGTGSCAFASVDDYLH is encoded by the exons ATGTCTGGACAGTCGTCGGGGGGCTGTGGGTTCCTGATGTCGGTTGTTGTCCACGGAGACTCTGCTCTGAACGACCAGGAGAAGGAGCTCAACCAGCGGCTCCGACGGCTCTACCCGGCCGTAAATGAGACGGAGACTCCGCTGCCCCGCTCCTGGAGCCCGAAGGACAAGTTCAGCTACATCGGGCTTTCACAGAACAACCTCCGTGTGCACTATAAAG GTCACGGAAAGACCCCTAAAGATGCAGCGTCAGTGCGGGCCACACACCCCATCCCTGCCGCCTGCGGGGTCTACTACTTCGAGGTCAAGATCATCAGCAAAGGACGAGATGG GTACATGGGCATCGGCCTGTCCGCTCAGGGTGTAAACATGAACAGACTCCCAG GTTGGGACAAGCACTCGTACGGTTACCACGGAGACGACGGTCACTCCTTCTGCTCGTCCGGCACCGGGCAGCCCTACGGACCCACGTTTACAACGGGCGACGTGATTGGCTGCTGCGTAAACCTCATCAACAACACCTGCTTCTACACAAAGAACGGACACAGCCTAG GCATTGCCTTCACAGACCTACCA CCGAACTTGTACCCGACCGTGGGTCTCCAGACTCCAGGGGAGGTGGTGGACGCAAACTTCGGGCAGCACCCCTTTGTGTTCGACATCGAGGACTACATGCGCGAATGGAGGACGAAAATCCAGGCGCAGATCGACCGCTTCCCCATCGGAGAGCGAGAGGGCGAGTGGCAGTCCATGATCCAGAA GATGGTGGCTTCCTACCTGGTTCATCACAGCTACTGCGCCACGGCTGAAGCTTTCGCTAAATCCACAGACCAGGCCGTGCACGAGGAGCTGGCCTCCATCAAAAACAGACAGA AGATCCAGAAGCTGGTGTTGTCGGGCAGAATGGGCGAGGCCATCGAGACCACCACGCAGCTGTACCCCACCCTGCTGGAGAGGAACCCCGACCTGCTCTTCATGCTCAA AGTGAGACAGTTCATAGAGATGGTGAACGGTACGGACAGTGAGGTGAGATGTCTGGGGGGTCGCAGCCCAAAGTCTCAGGACATTTACCCCGCCTCCCCCCGGCCCTTCAGCCCGAGCCACAAAGCCAGCGGCTCCCTGCCAG GGTCCGACAGCACCTGCTGTAATGGAGTGACGTCCAATAAGAGCCACAGCACCCCCCCCCACAGTCACAAGCCCTGCCCCCCCGCCTCACCCCCCCCTCCGTCTGACGTCAGTCTCAACGGGAGCCACAGCCAGACGCCCCTCACCAg TAGCGATGTGGACATGGAGGTGGACCACGTCTCCAACGGAGTCACAGAGTCGTCCTCCAACGGGTTCCTCAACGGCTCCAAACACGTGACCGAGCCCGACGAGTGCGAGGCAGACATGG AGGTGGAGTCGGCTCAGTCGAAGAGGCAGCTGTGCGGCGGCAGCCAGGCGGCGATCGAGAGGATGATCCACTTCGGCCGCGAGCTGCAGAGCATGAGCGAACATCTGCGCCGCGAGTGTGGGAAGAACTCCACCAACAAGAAGATGCTGAAG GATGCCTTCAGCCTGCTGGCGTACTCGGACCCCTGGAGCAGCCCGGTGGGTTTCCAGCTGGACGCCATCCAGAGAGAGCCCGTCTGCTCCACCCTCAACAGTGCAATACTAG agACTCACAACCTGCCGAAGCAGCCCCCCCTCGCCCAGGCGGTGGGTCAGGCGGCGCAGTGCCTCTCCATCATGGCACGCACCGGCACCGGATCCTGCGCCTTCGCCTCTGTGGACGATTACCTGCACTAG
- the ranbp9 gene encoding ran-binding protein 9 isoform X4 yields MSGQSSGGCGFLMSVVVHGDSALNDQEKELNQRLRRLYPAVNETETPLPRSWSPKDKFSYIGLSQNNLRVHYKGHGKTPKDAASVRATHPIPAACGVYYFEVKIISKGRDGYMGIGLSAQGVNMNRLPGWDKHSYGYHGDDGHSFCSSGTGQPYGPTFTTGDVIGCCVNLINNTCFYTKNGHSLGIAFTDLPPNLYPTVGLQTPGEVVDANFGQHPFVFDIEDYMREWRTKIQAQIDRFPIGEREGEWQSMIQKMVASYLVHHSYCATAEAFAKSTDQAVHEELASIKNRQKIQKLVLSGRMGEAIETTTQLYPTLLERNPDLLFMLKVRQFIEMVNGTDSEVRCLGGRSPKSQDIYPASPRPFSPSHKASGSLPGSDSTCCNGVTSNKSHSTPPHSHKPCPPASPPPPSDVSLNGSHSQTPLTSDVDMEVDHVSNGVTESSSNGFLNGSKHVTEPDECEADMEVESAQSKRQLCGGSQAAIERMIHFGRELQSMSEHLRRECGKNSTNKKMLKDAFSLLAYSDPWSSPVGFQLDAIQREPVCSTLNSAILETHNLPKQPPLAQAVGQAAQCLSIMARTGTGSCAFASVDDYLH; encoded by the exons ATGTCTGGACAGTCGTCGGGGGGCTGTGGGTTCCTGATGTCGGTTGTTGTCCACGGAGACTCTGCTCTGAACGACCAGGAGAAGGAGCTCAACCAGCGGCTCCGACGGCTCTACCCGGCCGTAAATGAGACGGAGACTCCGCTGCCCCGCTCCTGGAGCCCGAAGGACAAGTTCAGCTACATCGGGCTTTCACAGAACAACCTCCGTGTGCACTATAAAG GTCACGGAAAGACCCCTAAAGATGCAGCGTCAGTGCGGGCCACACACCCCATCCCTGCCGCCTGCGGGGTCTACTACTTCGAGGTCAAGATCATCAGCAAAGGACGAGATGG GTACATGGGCATCGGCCTGTCCGCTCAGGGTGTAAACATGAACAGACTCCCAG GTTGGGACAAGCACTCGTACGGTTACCACGGAGACGACGGTCACTCCTTCTGCTCGTCCGGCACCGGGCAGCCCTACGGACCCACGTTTACAACGGGCGACGTGATTGGCTGCTGCGTAAACCTCATCAACAACACCTGCTTCTACACAAAGAACGGACACAGCCTAG GCATTGCCTTCACAGACCTACCA CCGAACTTGTACCCGACCGTGGGTCTCCAGACTCCAGGGGAGGTGGTGGACGCAAACTTCGGGCAGCACCCCTTTGTGTTCGACATCGAGGACTACATGCGCGAATGGAGGACGAAAATCCAGGCGCAGATCGACCGCTTCCCCATCGGAGAGCGAGAGGGCGAGTGGCAGTCCATGATCCAGAA GATGGTGGCTTCCTACCTGGTTCATCACAGCTACTGCGCCACGGCTGAAGCTTTCGCTAAATCCACAGACCAGGCCGTGCACGAGGAGCTGGCCTCCATCAAAAACAGACAGA AGATCCAGAAGCTGGTGTTGTCGGGCAGAATGGGCGAGGCCATCGAGACCACCACGCAGCTGTACCCCACCCTGCTGGAGAGGAACCCCGACCTGCTCTTCATGCTCAA AGTGAGACAGTTCATAGAGATGGTGAACGGTACGGACAGTGAGGTGAGATGTCTGGGGGGTCGCAGCCCAAAGTCTCAGGACATTTACCCCGCCTCCCCCCGGCCCTTCAGCCCGAGCCACAAAGCCAGCGGCTCCCTGCCAG GGTCCGACAGCACCTGCTGTAATGGAGTGACGTCCAATAAGAGCCACAGCACCCCCCCCCACAGTCACAAGCCCTGCCCCCCCGCCTCACCCCCCCCTCCGTCTGACGTCAGTCTCAACGGGAGCCACAGCCAGACGCCCCTCACCAg CGATGTGGACATGGAGGTGGACCACGTCTCCAACGGAGTCACAGAGTCGTCCTCCAACGGGTTCCTCAACGGCTCCAAACACGTGACCGAGCCCGACGAGTGCGAGGCAGACATGG AGGTGGAGTCGGCTCAGTCGAAGAGGCAGCTGTGCGGCGGCAGCCAGGCGGCGATCGAGAGGATGATCCACTTCGGCCGCGAGCTGCAGAGCATGAGCGAACATCTGCGCCGCGAGTGTGGGAAGAACTCCACCAACAAGAAGATGCTGAAG GATGCCTTCAGCCTGCTGGCGTACTCGGACCCCTGGAGCAGCCCGGTGGGTTTCCAGCTGGACGCCATCCAGAGAGAGCCCGTCTGCTCCACCCTCAACAGTGCAATACTAG agACTCACAACCTGCCGAAGCAGCCCCCCCTCGCCCAGGCGGTGGGTCAGGCGGCGCAGTGCCTCTCCATCATGGCACGCACCGGCACCGGATCCTGCGCCTTCGCCTCTGTGGACGATTACCTGCACTAG
- the ranbp9 gene encoding ran-binding protein 9 isoform X3 translates to MSGQSSGGCGFLMSVVVHGDSALNDQEKELNQRLRRLYPAVNETETPLPRSWSPKDKFSYIGLSQNNLRVHYKGHGKTPKDAASVRATHPIPAACGVYYFEVKIISKGRDGYMGIGLSAQGVNMNRLPGWDKHSYGYHGDDGHSFCSSGTGQPYGPTFTTGDVIGCCVNLINNTCFYTKNGHSLGIAFTDLPQPNLYPTVGLQTPGEVVDANFGQHPFVFDIEDYMREWRTKIQAQIDRFPIGEREGEWQSMIQKMVASYLVHHSYCATAEAFAKSTDQAVHEELASIKNRQKIQKLVLSGRMGEAIETTTQLYPTLLERNPDLLFMLKVRQFIEMVNGTDSEVRCLGGRSPKSQDIYPASPRPFSPSHKASGSLPGSDSTCCNGVTSNKSHSTPPHSHKPCPPASPPPPSDVSLNGSHSQTPLTSDVDMEVDHVSNGVTESSSNGFLNGSKHVTEPDECEADMEVESAQSKRQLCGGSQAAIERMIHFGRELQSMSEHLRRECGKNSTNKKMLKDAFSLLAYSDPWSSPVGFQLDAIQREPVCSTLNSAILETHNLPKQPPLAQAVGQAAQCLSIMARTGTGSCAFASVDDYLH, encoded by the exons ATGTCTGGACAGTCGTCGGGGGGCTGTGGGTTCCTGATGTCGGTTGTTGTCCACGGAGACTCTGCTCTGAACGACCAGGAGAAGGAGCTCAACCAGCGGCTCCGACGGCTCTACCCGGCCGTAAATGAGACGGAGACTCCGCTGCCCCGCTCCTGGAGCCCGAAGGACAAGTTCAGCTACATCGGGCTTTCACAGAACAACCTCCGTGTGCACTATAAAG GTCACGGAAAGACCCCTAAAGATGCAGCGTCAGTGCGGGCCACACACCCCATCCCTGCCGCCTGCGGGGTCTACTACTTCGAGGTCAAGATCATCAGCAAAGGACGAGATGG GTACATGGGCATCGGCCTGTCCGCTCAGGGTGTAAACATGAACAGACTCCCAG GTTGGGACAAGCACTCGTACGGTTACCACGGAGACGACGGTCACTCCTTCTGCTCGTCCGGCACCGGGCAGCCCTACGGACCCACGTTTACAACGGGCGACGTGATTGGCTGCTGCGTAAACCTCATCAACAACACCTGCTTCTACACAAAGAACGGACACAGCCTAG GCATTGCCTTCACAGACCTACCA CAGCCGAACTTGTACCCGACCGTGGGTCTCCAGACTCCAGGGGAGGTGGTGGACGCAAACTTCGGGCAGCACCCCTTTGTGTTCGACATCGAGGACTACATGCGCGAATGGAGGACGAAAATCCAGGCGCAGATCGACCGCTTCCCCATCGGAGAGCGAGAGGGCGAGTGGCAGTCCATGATCCAGAA GATGGTGGCTTCCTACCTGGTTCATCACAGCTACTGCGCCACGGCTGAAGCTTTCGCTAAATCCACAGACCAGGCCGTGCACGAGGAGCTGGCCTCCATCAAAAACAGACAGA AGATCCAGAAGCTGGTGTTGTCGGGCAGAATGGGCGAGGCCATCGAGACCACCACGCAGCTGTACCCCACCCTGCTGGAGAGGAACCCCGACCTGCTCTTCATGCTCAA AGTGAGACAGTTCATAGAGATGGTGAACGGTACGGACAGTGAGGTGAGATGTCTGGGGGGTCGCAGCCCAAAGTCTCAGGACATTTACCCCGCCTCCCCCCGGCCCTTCAGCCCGAGCCACAAAGCCAGCGGCTCCCTGCCAG GGTCCGACAGCACCTGCTGTAATGGAGTGACGTCCAATAAGAGCCACAGCACCCCCCCCCACAGTCACAAGCCCTGCCCCCCCGCCTCACCCCCCCCTCCGTCTGACGTCAGTCTCAACGGGAGCCACAGCCAGACGCCCCTCACCAg CGATGTGGACATGGAGGTGGACCACGTCTCCAACGGAGTCACAGAGTCGTCCTCCAACGGGTTCCTCAACGGCTCCAAACACGTGACCGAGCCCGACGAGTGCGAGGCAGACATGG AGGTGGAGTCGGCTCAGTCGAAGAGGCAGCTGTGCGGCGGCAGCCAGGCGGCGATCGAGAGGATGATCCACTTCGGCCGCGAGCTGCAGAGCATGAGCGAACATCTGCGCCGCGAGTGTGGGAAGAACTCCACCAACAAGAAGATGCTGAAG GATGCCTTCAGCCTGCTGGCGTACTCGGACCCCTGGAGCAGCCCGGTGGGTTTCCAGCTGGACGCCATCCAGAGAGAGCCCGTCTGCTCCACCCTCAACAGTGCAATACTAG agACTCACAACCTGCCGAAGCAGCCCCCCCTCGCCCAGGCGGTGGGTCAGGCGGCGCAGTGCCTCTCCATCATGGCACGCACCGGCACCGGATCCTGCGCCTTCGCCTCTGTGGACGATTACCTGCACTAG
- the ranbp9 gene encoding ran-binding protein 9 isoform X1 — protein MSGQSSGGCGFLMSVVVHGDSALNDQEKELNQRLRRLYPAVNETETPLPRSWSPKDKFSYIGLSQNNLRVHYKGHGKTPKDAASVRATHPIPAACGVYYFEVKIISKGRDGYMGIGLSAQGVNMNRLPGWDKHSYGYHGDDGHSFCSSGTGQPYGPTFTTGDVIGCCVNLINNTCFYTKNGHSLGIAFTDLPQPNLYPTVGLQTPGEVVDANFGQHPFVFDIEDYMREWRTKIQAQIDRFPIGEREGEWQSMIQKMVASYLVHHSYCATAEAFAKSTDQAVHEELASIKNRQKIQKLVLSGRMGEAIETTTQLYPTLLERNPDLLFMLKVRQFIEMVNGTDSEVRCLGGRSPKSQDIYPASPRPFSPSHKASGSLPGSDSTCCNGVTSNKSHSTPPHSHKPCPPASPPPPSDVSLNGSHSQTPLTSSDVDMEVDHVSNGVTESSSNGFLNGSKHVTEPDECEADMEVESAQSKRQLCGGSQAAIERMIHFGRELQSMSEHLRRECGKNSTNKKMLKDAFSLLAYSDPWSSPVGFQLDAIQREPVCSTLNSAILETHNLPKQPPLAQAVGQAAQCLSIMARTGTGSCAFASVDDYLH, from the exons ATGTCTGGACAGTCGTCGGGGGGCTGTGGGTTCCTGATGTCGGTTGTTGTCCACGGAGACTCTGCTCTGAACGACCAGGAGAAGGAGCTCAACCAGCGGCTCCGACGGCTCTACCCGGCCGTAAATGAGACGGAGACTCCGCTGCCCCGCTCCTGGAGCCCGAAGGACAAGTTCAGCTACATCGGGCTTTCACAGAACAACCTCCGTGTGCACTATAAAG GTCACGGAAAGACCCCTAAAGATGCAGCGTCAGTGCGGGCCACACACCCCATCCCTGCCGCCTGCGGGGTCTACTACTTCGAGGTCAAGATCATCAGCAAAGGACGAGATGG GTACATGGGCATCGGCCTGTCCGCTCAGGGTGTAAACATGAACAGACTCCCAG GTTGGGACAAGCACTCGTACGGTTACCACGGAGACGACGGTCACTCCTTCTGCTCGTCCGGCACCGGGCAGCCCTACGGACCCACGTTTACAACGGGCGACGTGATTGGCTGCTGCGTAAACCTCATCAACAACACCTGCTTCTACACAAAGAACGGACACAGCCTAG GCATTGCCTTCACAGACCTACCA CAGCCGAACTTGTACCCGACCGTGGGTCTCCAGACTCCAGGGGAGGTGGTGGACGCAAACTTCGGGCAGCACCCCTTTGTGTTCGACATCGAGGACTACATGCGCGAATGGAGGACGAAAATCCAGGCGCAGATCGACCGCTTCCCCATCGGAGAGCGAGAGGGCGAGTGGCAGTCCATGATCCAGAA GATGGTGGCTTCCTACCTGGTTCATCACAGCTACTGCGCCACGGCTGAAGCTTTCGCTAAATCCACAGACCAGGCCGTGCACGAGGAGCTGGCCTCCATCAAAAACAGACAGA AGATCCAGAAGCTGGTGTTGTCGGGCAGAATGGGCGAGGCCATCGAGACCACCACGCAGCTGTACCCCACCCTGCTGGAGAGGAACCCCGACCTGCTCTTCATGCTCAA AGTGAGACAGTTCATAGAGATGGTGAACGGTACGGACAGTGAGGTGAGATGTCTGGGGGGTCGCAGCCCAAAGTCTCAGGACATTTACCCCGCCTCCCCCCGGCCCTTCAGCCCGAGCCACAAAGCCAGCGGCTCCCTGCCAG GGTCCGACAGCACCTGCTGTAATGGAGTGACGTCCAATAAGAGCCACAGCACCCCCCCCCACAGTCACAAGCCCTGCCCCCCCGCCTCACCCCCCCCTCCGTCTGACGTCAGTCTCAACGGGAGCCACAGCCAGACGCCCCTCACCAg TAGCGATGTGGACATGGAGGTGGACCACGTCTCCAACGGAGTCACAGAGTCGTCCTCCAACGGGTTCCTCAACGGCTCCAAACACGTGACCGAGCCCGACGAGTGCGAGGCAGACATGG AGGTGGAGTCGGCTCAGTCGAAGAGGCAGCTGTGCGGCGGCAGCCAGGCGGCGATCGAGAGGATGATCCACTTCGGCCGCGAGCTGCAGAGCATGAGCGAACATCTGCGCCGCGAGTGTGGGAAGAACTCCACCAACAAGAAGATGCTGAAG GATGCCTTCAGCCTGCTGGCGTACTCGGACCCCTGGAGCAGCCCGGTGGGTTTCCAGCTGGACGCCATCCAGAGAGAGCCCGTCTGCTCCACCCTCAACAGTGCAATACTAG agACTCACAACCTGCCGAAGCAGCCCCCCCTCGCCCAGGCGGTGGGTCAGGCGGCGCAGTGCCTCTCCATCATGGCACGCACCGGCACCGGATCCTGCGCCTTCGCCTCTGTGGACGATTACCTGCACTAG